The DNA segment GTGTGCTTTCCAAGGAGGTGAAAACTAGGAAAAAGTTACTTTGTTTTGAATTCCTATTtgaaaacatagaaaagaagaaagcaggtgagaaatgtagaaaaatagTCTGCACGTAACTACGTTACAGTGAATTTGTTATCACCTTTCTGGGAGGGTGGGACTATAACCCAAGAAATGCTAGCTGTAGAGCTCAGCAAATCTGTTCTGTATTTGCATCTGGAAGGATAGAAGTTTTCCATGTGAAACAAGAAAGTAGACAAAAAACACTGAGCTCATTTAGTAATGAAGCCTTGCAGTAGAACAGGAGTTTGTGATGAGCGCACAAGGGCAAATTGGTAATGAGAAAACATATTGTAACTCATCTAAAACTCTTACCTTGTTATCTTTTGTCTTAGCTCCTGCATCTTGAACTGGAGTGGCTGGGGGCATTGTTCCTCTTCCCAAGCTGGTCATACATACCACAGACAGACAAGAGCGCAGCAGGGTATGTAGAAATCCTGGTAGATCCAGTGCCAGTAAATCTCCTGAAGGAAGTGCCGGACACCATTCCAGTCAGCTTTCCAGCATCAGCCAAGCCACTGCTTACCTCTAGGTAAACACCTTGCATGCTGAACTCTACCGTGGCATTGTTGCTCTGGGGTGGCAGGTACCATAAAGAGCACTTAGAACCAAATTCTTTCTGCCACAGGTGAAGCCGTAATAGTGGGCGGTGGAAGTAAGTTACAGAGTAAAGCCACTTTTCATTTATCAGCTGTTTTCTGGGACtttactgggattttttttctgtattttgacaAAATAAGAGGAATTCTAGTTATTTCCAGGTGTATTTTGATGTTGCAGAAAGGACACAAGAACAAAATGATGATTTGGCTTTCCCTGGGGCTAAAACTTACTCTTTTGATTAGCAcaactctctctttttttttttttttaagttttgaacCTACAGAGGACCAAAAGaagtattaaaattaattctagtTTCTAATATAAAAGTAACACACAACCAGTCAAATTGCTGACATAAAGGTGCAGATTAAATGTCAGCTGATTAAAGTAACTTCCCTTTAGTGGAAGTAATACTTAATAGCATGAGGAATGGAATTGCAAATCTTACCGAATTTGATGATTTCAGACTATGCTAGATCATATCTTCTTGAATAGAGGGTTCTTGGtgtattttaataacaataaaatgtCACTAGTCAGGCTGCTTTAGtttcttttgagttttcttttttttttaatttggtttatCTGCTTGTGAGCAACTTATTTGAAACTTAAGTGTTTGATTTAGCTCAACAGAcctttctgaaaaagagaacTATTTCCATATTTCAGTGTACATTCTTGGGCTTTTAACATAGAGCTCCTCTGCTGTTCTGACATCTGACCAATTTTCCATGTTCCTCCTTTAAATATGTTGCTAGTAAAGTGCTGGTACTTATGTGTGGAATTCCTggtatttcttcttaaaaaccTTCAAATTTAGATAATTGCTTATacatttatcatagaatcaagaATGTGTTTGTTTAAAGTAAGTGGGATGATTATATTCAAGTCTAGTAggagctgaaatgaaaatgacaagtgaaataaatgtttgcttgaaatttttctttttcactttttgaagTGAGAGTTTGAAATGACAAACAGAAATGACTAAAGAAATGTCACCCTTCTCTCCTCTTGGCTGCTTttagttttgctgctttttaaccCTATGCCAAGTTTGTTGGGAAGACTCCATTGTTGGTTTCAAGCCTCTTTTGTTTATAGCCTTGGAGCTTCAACAGTGTCACACTCCATGGATGTGCAAAGCcaagttctgttttctgctgaagaattgcttgttacttttttcccttctttttgaCCTATAATTAGCTTCTTGTTTGTGGTAAAGCCTCTTATAATCTGGCTGTTGTCACGGAACATGTGAATTTGTTCAACACGGCTCTGCTGTCTTGAAATGTAATGTTTTTGTAAAATGTCAAAGAGATTTAGTATGGAAAAGTTAAAGTAAGAATCTTGCAGccaaatactgttttaaaaacctctctgatcatagaatcatttgggttggaagggaccttaaagatcatctagttccaacacttccaggaatggtcCATAGTACCTTGTTGGGCCTTTTATTGTTGGAAAGTGCAtgctgtgtatttattttgcttttgagagACTTTGAGTTCTTCTTTCACCTCtgatttcctttgcttccttgaTTGCCCCCTAGGATTCCATGTAAGAGAAGATCAAAGCTCACTGTAGCAGGTGAACTGGCCAGGCGAGGGCCTCTCCTTTGTATTCGCCACAAGTCattcttcttcctgtttctgaaGTGCTTAATCTCAGCTGTTTGGGTCCCTGTGTTGGTGCAGGTAAGTCCTTAGAATTTCACTCACAAATTCACCATCTGAATCTGAGTATGTGCTAGTTGATTAATCTTTTTTGAGGCTTGCCCTTGACCTTCTGGtttgatttattctttcttttactaGTGATTCCTGTTTTGTGgttgtgtttttggttttggtttttttgtttggttggttttgtgtttatattttttaagtcCATGGAACCTGCAACAGTCCTTGTATGTAAGAAGTCTAGTTCTATAGCCCTCTTCCCTCATGCAGTTGCAGTGTCCCTGAAGATCTTGCAGTTTATCACCCTTTTTCTAAGAATGTGAGGCAGTCCTCTCAAAGgaaaagtttggttttttttctttttggatggTGTTATTGGgttgggaagaattttttccattgCAGGAGATGCTGATGTCACTTTTGGTTTCTCTACTCTAGAAGCCCAACCAGCTGGCATGGCATCATAGCCTCCAGTTGGGCCAAAGGTACACAATAACAGGCCTGAGTATATCCAGCCTGAAGAAATCTGGACAACGGATATTTGTCACTGGTGTTTCTTCCTGCCTTCTGCCTTACTGTGCAGAGCAGGTGGGAGAGCAGCCACTGGACAATGCTTGTCAAGGAGAATCCACTCAGTCATCGTCTCTTGAGACTGCTGAGCAGCTCAGTGACTCCTTGGAGCTGGGAGTTGAAGAGAAGAGGACAGGATCAACCAGAGACTCTAAGATTATCTCATATGTGGTAAGGGTTTGTAGGGTTAGTCTTCACCTGCTCGTACCCTAGGGTTTCAGCTTCTGGCCTGCAAGGTCTTATATTTGTCatgaatttatttccttatacCTCAGGCCTATGATTCTTTTATATTCTGGGACTCTCTATGTTCCTGTAactctgtttgctttctgctcagGGAACTGTCACCAAAATACTCAATGTCCAAGCTGGTCTCTTTTTACTGGACGACAAAGTCTGCTTGTGCCTTGCTTACCAGCAGTTGTTGAGCTCTGCACGTGGGCTCCGACCAGGAGCATGTGTGGAGGTAGGTGTAGACTTCTGAGGCATAAAGCATGCAGTGGAAAAGACTGGGGATCTGGGGATGGCTCGCAAGTGTGTCAGTGAACAGAAGCCTCTGGGAACATTGGAATTACTTCAGCAAGTACTGGAATAAAAATTGGGATCTTGCTGTCTAGGCTTGGTCATGAGAATCAAAGTGATTATTATCCGATTCCTCCCTAAGCAGTGCGAGATTTTTCAGTCCCATTGGGTTTATAGACAATCCAGTAAAGTGACAAAGGAGTTAAAGTGGGATGATGGTTCTGGGGAGCGGTAGCAGGCTAActatttcttctcttgtctGTCTGTGTATCTCAGCTCATTGACGTCCACCTCCTACAGAAGCCTCTGGTATCCTTCCCTTTTGTTGTACTTGGTGCTTGCCTGAGCAGCACTATTGTGCTGAAGAGTTTTTCAAGGCTCAGCATCCCATATCAGGCACGGGCCTCTTCGGGAAATCTATACTTACAGCTGCTGTTCCGCTACAATCTTGATATGTCACTCTACCTCTGGCTGGTGAGCCTCCTGGAGGGATTTGAGGAGAGGTGAGGACGCTTCTTCTGAAGTCAGGCTGTGCTTAAGTGTGCTTTGTTGGCTGTCTGCGTGTGTTCTAGACGAAGGGTTCACAAAATAACTGTGTTTGGAAGCTAATAGCAGAAAATGCTTCTGGTCTACTGGTCTAAGTAAGCTGTTCATCTAGATTTTAGATCATGTTCAGTTGCTTGTGCCTTGTAGTTGCTCTATGAGAAAATCCTATACACTTTTTCAAGTGCGTGTGCAGTAAGCTCACTGCTCATAGGAAGCTGCACCATCCCATAGCATGTGATCACGTACTCCTACCTGGGAAATTTTGTCCTGAAATATGGAAATGCTGTAGGGATGCCTGCCTGCCACCTTGGTTTGCTCTCAGATCAAGACAGGGATTGAGGCTGGAGCTGGAAGCCGCTGCTACAACCAGATAACAAGTGATATAAAGGCTTTTGTGACCTCGCTGCTCACAGAAgtagcagcagctgctcagcatGTCACTTTGAGATATTCCGAGTATTGCCAGTAATGTGAGCATTCATTTGAGAGCCTCTGTCTTACACTTTCCCACATGTGCTTATCTCTGTGTCTTCCAAATGGCTTCTTGCTCTCCCTGACAACTGCACTCTGTTTGCGTGACAGACACGAGCCAGCGTCTGGATTTACTTCTGGGTTCTCTTGGTGAAAAGACTTGTGTTTGTTCTGGAATAGTTATGATAGATCACTGTAACTGCGCCTTggacttgaaaaacaaaaatatggaTCTGTAGTCTCAGGCAGTCAAGTAATAATTTACAGAATGCTCAGTCTTCCTTACTGGCACTGTGGAATTTTTACCGTGCTTTCCAATAAAAGAGCTTCAGTTTTGGTCCAGGAAGACAGAAACTTATTGCTATCTGTAAGTTATGGGTTTTAATAGCTCTTCCACTTTCTTTAAATGTGACTGCTAAGTCCTGAAAGGATCACAACACAAGGAAAATATTGGAACAAGAGCAGTCTGTAgttgtttctgtcttttcattttttgcatCCTGTAAACCAAAGTCAAGTATACCTAACATGAGTGAAGCTCATGCAAAATGCATTGAGGTCCATTTCTGTGATTTAGAGGGAGATTATTTTGAGGTggcttgtttgggtttttttatccaCTTGAGATTTTGCCAGCCTCTCcatttctgtatattttcctgttctttgccTGCCTGCTTGACATAAATTTGTGTTGCCcttaaatgttcctttttttcattgcttcatGTTCTTTTTGTGCTGTCCATAGTTCTTGTCCCACACAGCATGTTCACTCATGACAAGCAGAAAGAATCTCTGACTTACATGGAGAACTCACAGAAGAGTGAGGACTGCTAATGCTTCTAACTCTTGtaattttttcaggttttcttgtttctttgggCGCCGTCGACTGTTGCATAGCTCTAAGCACCAAAACCCTGGAGCTGCTGAGAAGTTCCTTGTCCCCCTTCTGCAAGCTGCAGTGCCAGACAGAGAGGAAGCCAGAGATATTTATGATGAAATCTTGGCAAAAGCACACCAGTGTCCCCTGCAGAAGGCAAGTGCTCTGTGAGCTGTTTACTGTTTGTCTGACGGGAAGAAACTCAGctgattctatgtttcttttttcctagtatTTGACCATGACCCCACCGTGCCAGGTTCCATCTCTGTCTGTAATTTGTCGTGTGGCTGTACAGAAGAGCTGGGAAGCCTTCAGTCCATCACAGTTGCTCTCCCCCTTGGAGGCCCAGCACATGGGCACCCAGGAGCTGAATCGCAGACTGGCCTGGTCCTACTGCACACTCTCAGCAGGAAGTTTCCAGCCCCGACTGGTGAGTGCCTTGTTTGCTTTACTGTCTGTGCCTTGAGAGTTCCTTGTTCTCCCTATGCCTTCCAGCACCCTGTCTGATGCACGCCTGCCCCTCCTGTTAGGGAGTGACGCTACTTTTCTTACCTGTGGTGCGTTGAATACAGACTGCTGCTACACACACTTTGAGTTATGGCCTTCAAAGATGGGAAGTGTTCGATTCTCTTTGTATCTTCCTTTCTGTTGCAGATATTGCAGGGTGTGCTGAGAGTCTCCTCCAGGAGCAGttccctccagctgcaggacaAGAGCAGCATGCTTCCTTGTGTGATATCTCATAAGGATGGTAGCCCCTTTGCCCATACATCTCTCATAGGTATGTCCCACTAAGCTAAATTTGAAAATGCTGAGCTTTTGCTGTCCTGCCATCCAGCTCCAAAGCAAGGAAGAGGTGACTTCGTGTGGAGATGCTGAACTGTCATTGTCTGCGCTGGTGACttttaaaatgaggaaactGAGCTTACTGTTCTCACGTTCTCTTTTTCATTAGTTCAGctcctttctttgtgtttgcaggATCGCTCTTGCAGGTGGAAAGCTACCAGCTTGTAGTGGAGAGATTCTTTCAGACTGATTTTCCTTCCTGGGAGCACTTGGAAAATCTGGATCAtgtgagggagaaaaaatacaGGTGACTCCATTTATTCAGTGCACAAATAAAATCATCACTTTTTAGTTCCACAAGTATTTTGGTTAAAGCTGCCTATCAGCATAGTATTTCAGTGCCATAGCAGCTGTCCTTTGCTGTTTGAAGAAAAGAGGAACTTTACCAGCAACAAACATGCCATGTTCATGTTGTTCAGCATACACACAGCTTCATAGCTGACTACTACTTTaccctttcctgctgcttccactGAATACCTGTAAGGTGCTCACTAAAAGTGATAATGCAGATAACCACCTGTTTCAGGTAGCCACCTATCAGGAACAGGAAGTTTCACTACTACCACTTGTCGTTTCAGTGTCTATGTGCAGTTCTACTTTGAGGATGTTCAGGTTCTCCATGCTCCTGAAGGACAAATCCAGAAAGGCCTTAGAAGTGGAAGCAGCTCTTCTTTGAGGAGGAAGCATGGTAGCAGCTTAACATCTGAGCTGGAAACCTCAGAGgcaaaaatgctgaaattgGAGGATCCCAAGCCAGATACTCACACAGCTGAGAACTGTCAGGGGTGCCAGAGCAGCACTGGAAGAACCAACTGTGTATCTCGCCTATTCTTGGTTACCCAGAAAGAGGGACTTATGTTACGCAATTACCAACTACCcagaaaagaagatggaaaaggacCAGAGCTGCAGTGCAGTTTCCAAGCCACAGTGCTGTGGCTAGGCAAACCTCGGCTCTGGAGCTGCCCCAGAGAAATTGGAAACCTACCAGAGCTGGATGAGATGGACTGTGATGGAGAAGAGGGCATGACACAGGAAAAAGTGAGGCTGGAGGCAGCTTTGGGGTGTAGTTTGATAAGGCTGGGAGCCGGCTTCTGAGGGAGCTTGTGTGATAATTACCTAGACTTCTAATTGATgtgaaaatgcatatttttgtgCTTAGTACAAATGTATGTTTATGCAGGCAGCTTTCTTGTGCCAGTCCCAAGGAAGTTTTATCTCATCACTGTCACCTTGTAAATGCATCTGCCTTATCTTACCCTTGATGGTGCTAACCTTATTTCTCAGTCACGGCGTCCTCTGCTGGATTTGctctttttgctgtatttttcattttctacctttttcccttttctctctctcccttcccccaccaGGCACTACTCCTCTTTATGGGGAAATCTCTACGATGGTTTCCATTTCTGCATCTGGATGGACTGTATTGCTTCATTGTGCCTTGCTGCTCGGTAAGAGAGGTTGTCTTGCTGTTTCCCTGTGGAGATTTTTTTAGTGAATTGTGTGTGGGAGTAGGAAGGTGACTAAGCTGGTTTTTGAGGCTTGGAATTCCCATCCATATTGCCAAGGAGCTGCTTTAGTTCTGTGTTTGATTAAAATTCTCAGAGCTCTGAGTTCagtggatttgttttgttttctttaaaccaTTGTCTTTTGGGGCCCTTTTGGCCTACATAGCTTTTAGCTCTGTCATTTGAAAGTCTTCTTTCTAGTCTTATCAATCTTTTTCCAGGACTTGGAAGTGTTTCACAAGCTCTGTTGTCCACCCATGCCAGAAAAGTCCCTGAGCAGGTCATCCTGCCCCCTGTGCCTGCCTGTCCAAGATACCTGGCACTTACAGCATGAGATGTGGATCTCCTGTCTGCCTGAGTGCCAGGTATGCAGTGTCTTATTGCCGTGGGCTTTCACAGCTGACTTGCAGATCTCTCCAGAACTAGTTCAGGATATTATTGGTACAGAAGCTCTTGTTGATGAGACCGTTCTGCTCTAAGCTCTATCAGAGGCTGGTGCTGGGCCTCATATTTTCCTGCCTCGGCATTAATCTAGGGAGGAAACATCAGTTGCTTGATGTAGCTCTAAGCATGCAGAGCTTGTCTTTACTGCTTTAGCTGGGGTGGCTATAAACTGCAATCCATCTGAGGCTGTCTCTCCCTCACTTCTAGCTGGCAGCCAGGTCGGTGCTGACTGGTGTGGAACAGAGAATTTCCTCCATTCCAGAAGTACTTAGCAACGGGTATGTTGGTCTGCCCTGAATTACAAGTGACCCTGTCTTAAAGATTAGTACAGACCTATTCTCTATTTGAAACAGTAATATGCTAAATGGTTATTAATAATCTGCCTTAGAAGTATGATTTGGAAATCTTCCTATGTGCA comes from the Cuculus canorus isolate bCucCan1 chromosome 1, bCucCan1.pri, whole genome shotgun sequence genome and includes:
- the CTC1 gene encoding CST complex subunit CTC1 isoform X3, whose product is MNLKIGLSKDKLLHLELEWLGALFLFPSWSYIPQTDKSAAGYVEILVDPVPVNLLKEVPDTIPVSFPASAKPLLTSRIPCKRRSKLTVAGELARRGPLLCIRHKSFFFLFLKCLISAVWVPVLVQKPNQLAWHHSLQLGQRYTITGLSISSLKKSGQRIFVTGVSSCLLPYCAEQVGEQPLDNACQGESTQSSSLETAEQLSDSLELGVEEKRTGSTRDSKIISYVGTVTKILNVQAGLFLLDDKVCLCLAYQQLLSSARGLRPGACVELIDVHLLQKPLVSFPFVVLGACLSSTIVLKSFSRLSIPYQARASSGNLYLQLLFRYNLDMSLYLWLVSLLEGFEERFSCFFGRRRLLHSSKHQNPGAAEKFLVPLLQAAVPDREEARDIYDEILAKAHQCPLQKYLTMTPPCQVPSLSVICRVAVQKSWEAFSPSQLLSPLEAQHMGTQELNRRLAWSYCTLSAGSFQPRLILQGVLRVSSRSSSLQLQDKSSMLPCVISHKDGSPFAHTSLIGSLLQVESYQLVVERFFQTDFPSWEHLENLDHVREKKYSVYVQFYFEDVQVLHAPEGQIQKGLRSGSSSSLRRKHGSSLTSELETSEAKMLKLEDPKPDTHTAENCQGCQSSTGRTNCVSRLFLVTQKEGLMLRNYQLPRKEDGKGPELQCSFQATVLWLGKPRLWSCPREIGNLPELDEMDCDGEEGMTQEKALLLFMGKSLRWFPFLHLDGLYCFIVPCCSDLEVFHKLCCPPMPEKSLSRSSCPLCLPVQDTWHLQHEMWISCLPECQLAARSVLTGVEQRISSIPEVLSNGFTGSLVSFSGEIVERTLCASPKNEKPSVTAGLQKQKGILLASDHIVKLSVSVAPGSPAVVDIYIAPTYLQHLWGLLPGAKILFQNLERKVSRFHNVYCTYIASSCVSIIGLPTSYLPFSSSSAGETSPPSLVFLSNLQSHLQHLSQARILCHVSYVLTLSLQWVCSLCSSIFKEGRCTRHSPPCPSHLGVRQASARVLVEDGTGEALVLCRNQHVAAMLGLSLLDWEALQNCVQSRGSVSIQHEETTGMGCVEEPEDFIACYIRSLCRSPLICRPILLDFSLDRKPSKILQPTPLQLRNFRCGEVEFVSQVGPRLSLLCLNVEEVEQDALNYLNSERIRRTSSYC
- the CTC1 gene encoding CST complex subunit CTC1 isoform X2 — protein: MAGTSVAEQRWLQAAREFARRAFPDGEGPSGTEPPLLDVVLRRLRDVGGGDLPLGYSFISISDLLHQQRMPCCSHLTWSTNEFKDWAQQGQGALPMQDALPRAYLILVAYLTDGRQENKEKLVDGCLYVKDNTGIIPCELLHLELEWLGALFLFPSWSYIPQTDKSAAGYVEILVDPVPVNLLKEVPDTIPVSFPASAKPLLTSRIPCKRRSKLTVAGELARRGPLLCIRHKSFFFLFLKCLISAVWVPVLVQKPNQLAWHHSLQLGQRYTITGLSISSLKKSGQRIFVTGVSSCLLPYCAEQVGEQPLDNACQGESTQSSSLETAEQLSDSLELGVEEKRTGSTRDSKIISYVGTVTKILNVQAGLFLLDDKVCLCLAYQQLLSSARGLRPGACVELIDVHLLQKPLVSFPFVVLGACLSSTIVLKSFSRLSIPYQARASSGNLYLQLLFRYNLDMSLYLWLVSLLEGFEERFSCFFGRRRLLHSSKHQNPGAAEKFLVPLLQAAVPDREEARDIYDEILAKAHQCPLQKYLTMTPPCQVPSLSVICRVAVQKSWEAFSPSQLLSPLEAQHMGTQELNRRLAWSYCTLSAGSFQPRLILQGVLRVSSRSSSLQLQDKSSMLPCVISHKDGSPFAHTSLIGSLLQVESYQLVVERFFQTDFPSWEHLENLDHVREKKYSVYVQFYFEDVQVLHAPEGQIQKGLRSGSSSSLRRKHGSSLTSELETSEAKMLKLEDPKPDTHTAENCQGCQSSTGRTNCVSRLFLVTQKEGLMLRNYQLPRKEDGKGPELQCSFQATVLWLGKPRLWSCPREIGNLPELDEMDCDGEEGMTQEKALLLFMGKSLRWFPFLHLDGLYCFIVPCCSDLEVFHKLCCPPMPEKSLSRSSCPLCLPVQDTWHLQHEMWISCLPECQLAARSVLTGVEQRISSIPEVLSNGFTGSLVSFSGEIVERTLCASPKNEKPSVTAGLQKQKGILLASDHIVKLSVSVAPGSPAVVDIYIAPTYLQHLWGLLPGAKILFQNLERKVSRFHNVYCTYIASSCVSIIGLPTSYLPFSSSSAGETSPPSLVFLSNLQSHLQHLSQARILCHVSYVLTLSLQWVCSLCSSIFKEGRCTRHSPPCPSHLGVRQASARVLVEDGTGEALVLCRNQHVAAMLGLSLLDWEALQNCVQSRGSVSIQHEETTGMGCVEEPEDFIACYIRSLCRSPLICRPILLDFSLDRKPSKILQPSLSG
- the CTC1 gene encoding CST complex subunit CTC1 isoform X1 is translated as MAGTSVAEQRWLQAAREFARRAFPDGEGPSGTEPPLLDVVLRRLRDVGGGDLPLGYSFISISDLLHQQRMPCCSHLTWSTNEFKDWAQQGQGALPMQDALPRAYLILVAYLTDGRQENKEKLVDGCLYVKDNTGIIPCELLHLELEWLGALFLFPSWSYIPQTDKSAAGYVEILVDPVPVNLLKEVPDTIPVSFPASAKPLLTSRIPCKRRSKLTVAGELARRGPLLCIRHKSFFFLFLKCLISAVWVPVLVQKPNQLAWHHSLQLGQRYTITGLSISSLKKSGQRIFVTGVSSCLLPYCAEQVGEQPLDNACQGESTQSSSLETAEQLSDSLELGVEEKRTGSTRDSKIISYVGTVTKILNVQAGLFLLDDKVCLCLAYQQLLSSARGLRPGACVELIDVHLLQKPLVSFPFVVLGACLSSTIVLKSFSRLSIPYQARASSGNLYLQLLFRYNLDMSLYLWLVSLLEGFEERFSCFFGRRRLLHSSKHQNPGAAEKFLVPLLQAAVPDREEARDIYDEILAKAHQCPLQKYLTMTPPCQVPSLSVICRVAVQKSWEAFSPSQLLSPLEAQHMGTQELNRRLAWSYCTLSAGSFQPRLILQGVLRVSSRSSSLQLQDKSSMLPCVISHKDGSPFAHTSLIGSLLQVESYQLVVERFFQTDFPSWEHLENLDHVREKKYSVYVQFYFEDVQVLHAPEGQIQKGLRSGSSSSLRRKHGSSLTSELETSEAKMLKLEDPKPDTHTAENCQGCQSSTGRTNCVSRLFLVTQKEGLMLRNYQLPRKEDGKGPELQCSFQATVLWLGKPRLWSCPREIGNLPELDEMDCDGEEGMTQEKALLLFMGKSLRWFPFLHLDGLYCFIVPCCSDLEVFHKLCCPPMPEKSLSRSSCPLCLPVQDTWHLQHEMWISCLPECQLAARSVLTGVEQRISSIPEVLSNGFTGSLVSFSGEIVERTLCASPKNEKPSVTAGLQKQKGILLASDHIVKLSVSVAPGSPAVVDIYIAPTYLQHLWGLLPGAKILFQNLERKVSRFHNVYCTYIASSCVSIIGLPTSYLPFSSSSAGETSPPSLVFLSNLQSHLQHLSQARILCHVSYVLTLSLQWVCSLCSSIFKEGRCTRHSPPCPSHLGVRQASARVLVEDGTGEALVLCRNQHVAAMLGLSLLDWEALQNCVQSRGSVSIQHEETTGMGCVEEPEDFIACYIRSLCRSPLICRPILLDFSLDRKPSKILQPTPLQLRNFRCGEVEFVSQVGPRLSLLCLNVEEVEQDALNYLNSERIRRTSSYC